In the genome of Synchiropus splendidus isolate RoL2022-P1 chromosome 2, RoL_Sspl_1.0, whole genome shotgun sequence, the window AGAGAACATTGCGATAAACATCATGACTTCTCCGCAGCAAGACATTTATTTGTCAACGTTGAAGGAACTGGGAACACTTGTGTCTTATTAGAAAATTTACATTAtgaacaacacaacatgaaAGCAACGATGGAAAAACTTGTAGAGAATATCTTCAGTCTGAAGTAATGATAGAAAGCAAGAGCACCACAGCAAGTTGTGGAGATATTTGGATGACTTTGGGGGCCTGCAAGAGACTGTCAGACATTTTTAACAACTTGTGTTCTGACctcagagtctccaggtgacagtgtggactctccagtccagcacacaggagcttcactcctgaatccTGCAGCTGgttgtcactcaggtccaggtgtgtcagactggaggacggggagctgaggactgaggacagaggtggacaacttctctctgacagtccaccgCTTCTCAGCCTGATAAATGGAGACAGGAATCAAACAAATGTGGTATGTTGATGTGTAATTCAGCTCAGTTGAGATGTTTCAGGTTTGATCCACCTACAAGACTTTGTTTGAAGCTCTGACCACAGGCTGCAGTCTCAGAAAAACATCCTCCGAAGCAGAGTATTTGCTCAGGTCAAACACATCCAGATGTTCTTCAGAGGACAGGAGGATGAAGGCCACAGCAGACCAGTGAGCGGGAGACAGACGTCTAGAAAGACCTCCTGatttcagctgctgttggatcTTCTCCACTAGGGAAGTGACCCTCAGCTCACTAAGACAGTGGAACAGGTTAATGGCTCCTTCTGGAGACACATTCTCACATAATGTCTCCTTGATGATCTTTGATGTGTTCTTATTAGACCAGGATCTTCTTCTTGTCATCCCCAAAAATCCTTGCAGGAGTTTCTGGTTGGTCTTCAGTGAAAGACCCAGGAGGAAGCGCAGGAGCAAGTCCAGGTGTCCATTTGGACTCTCCAGGGTCTGGACCACAGCTGTCTGGTAGAAGTGTTGGAGATCAAGTTTGACCTCAGACTGTGGAGGAGCTTGAGGGTCCAGCAGGTTGATTCCAGAAATGGTGAAGGTCAGGTGGACATGCAGAGCAGCTAGAAACTCCTGAAGGCTCAGGTGGACAAAGCAGAAGACCTTATCCTGGTAAAGTCCTGTCTCCTccctgaagatctgtgtgaacaCTCCAGAGTAAACTGAAGCAGCTCTGACGTTGATgtcacactctgtgaggtctgattcatagaagatcaagtttcctctctgcaactgttcaaaagccagttttcccagagacttaATCATCTCCCTGGTCTCAGGAGTCCAAACCtcgtctgtcccagctcctccatggtacttgagcttcttgactttggcctgaaccaccaggaagtggatgtacatctccgtcagggtcttgggcagctctctggtctctctgctcttcaacatgtcctccagaactgtggcagtgatccagcagaagatggggatgtgacacatgatgtagaggctttgtgatctcctgatgtgagagatgatggtggtctgctcttcatctctgaacctcttcctgaagtactcctccttctgaaGGTcggtgaaccctctgacctctgtgaccatgtccacacactcaggagggatctgattggctgctgcaggtcgtgagGTGATCCAGAGgcgagctgagggaagcaggttCCCCTTGATGAGGTTGGTCAACAGGACGTCCACTGAGGTGGACTCTCTAGCTTGTGTTAGGACCCCACTGTTGAaatccagagggagtcgacactcgtccagaccatCCAGGATGAACAGGACCTGGACTccatcaaagctgctgagtcctgattcTTTGGTTTCTGGGAAGAGGAggtgaacaagttccaccaaactcaacttcttttctttcagcaggttaagctctctgaaggtgaatgGAAACATGAACAggaagttctggtgggctttgtcttcagcccagtccagagtcagcttctgggtcaggagggtcttcccaatgcctgcgacgcccttcgtcagcaggctcctgattggtgacTCTCTGTCAGGTGACCTTCTGAAGAGGTCTTCTGGTCTGATGGTTGTTTCTGCTCTGGTCTGGTTCTTGGTTGttgcttcgatctgtcggacctcatgctcctggttgacctggtctgtgcccccctcagtgatgtagagctctgtgtagatctgattcagagggacagagtttcctgctttaggGACCCCCTCAGACACATTTTGGAATTTCTTCTGCAGTCTCTTCTTCAGCTGACGTCCAGACTCAGCAGCACGACttcctgagtgaagagagaagtcacatcaGTCAGAAGATTCTGGAGGACGATCTTCTGCTTCAGTTTCTGGTTCTTCTACTTTAAATGGACACATCATGCACACATgcccttcatcttcaccatgttAGAGGTGTTTTAGTCTTCTTACTGCATCGGAGTCGCTCAGCCAGATCCTCTTCCCCCATGTCCATCAGGAGGAGAACTGTTATCTTCAAGAACTCCTCACTGATGCTCCTCCATTGTTCCTCAGACTCCATAGTCTCTGGGGGTTCTGGCTCATCTGCGCTGAGAGTCATCCAGACTCTCCCCACGTACCTGAGGAACTTCTTCTCCAACCGCTGGAGGATTCATAGAGGAGGAAGTCAGAGTGATCGTGGATCATCTCCAGAAACTCAAAGACCAGAAACATTGTTTCTGTTCTGTGATTCAGTTCAAGAGTGCCTGAGGAGATGGtgccttcacttcacttcatttcatACCTGCCGTATGGAGTCTAGATGTGACATATGCTGATGCTCTGAGATATGTTGATCCACTCTGGGAAGAAGTACATAGTTTTGAAAGTCACTGAGTTCTTATCGTGTTAAAGGTCCTGAACATCAGTGAGGAGAAGGTTCCATCCAGATGTCCAGACACTGCAAGAAGAACATGAACCTGGAGACGGTTTATCTCACCTGTCCTCTAAAGCCTTTAATTCACCTTTGAAGTCAATGCCAATGTACATGGACTGGTCActtttcagagacacacagccgAGTCCAGACTCCTCTGTTCCCTCCTGATTGATCctgatgaaaacacaactgTCATGTCTTTCTCCATCATGTTCTTCTCAACTTCATGTCCTCAGACTGTTGGTGTAGTGAGTCACTGCATTGACAGAATTGACTGCAGGACAGATTGGTGCTGTGACGTGGAGCACAGTCTTGGTGGTCCTCATCTCACCTCTGAGGACTGGTCTGGTCATCATGGTTCTCACACTGAGGACGTACAGAGGTGGGTTCTCCCTGCTCTTTGCCCCGAGTCTCAGCAGAGACTtcactttcaccttcaccttgacacaaacacaacaggtcTCATGAGATTCTGAAATATaagctccctccctccctggttGACGTGATTCTACAGTGTTTGTGAGGTCGTATAGAGTCGTATAGAGCAAGAAACACAGACGTCCCACCCCTTAGTAGCTTTCTCACAAGCACCTCTCTGACTGGCAGCACCAATTGTGAGCACCCCCACCTCACGGGGTCAGTCTCGTCAGCCCTTCACCAGCATGAGGAAGAGTGTGATTCATCTGTTCTGCACGAAAAACCTCTTTTCTTATTCATCCGAAATTCACGTCACTTCCTCTTATTTCTGTCATATGGATTATTTGGAGTTTACACTTCGACCTCAGCACCAAGACttagtcactgacctgtgagcaaGTCTCCTCTCAGCATTCTCTTGTCCATGTTGGAGCTTCTTCAACGCTGGGATCTCACCCCAACCGTGGATTCTTTGGCGTTGTTGTCGAATTGAAGATGATGCTGGTCACAGTTTaggagaacaaacaaacaaatgtcgTTCCTGCAGGAACTCTGGAAGCTGCTCATAATTCAGTGAGTTTTGATCTGAAGTGTTCCAGTTGAACCACATTCTCTGTGGTGCCGGGAACTCATAGAGCCTGCTAAAGGTGTGGTCGTCACGGGGATTTTTGTATGTGCTGTTTCCCTGATGATTTGATCAACAAGtgtttgacagtgaaaatgTATTATGTATGTATTATATTTGCTGGCGGCTCAATGTTCTTCTTTATTGTCgcttttatttacctttttatttacTGTGTTCAAGTGTTGATAcaccatcattttgttttttaattgacaTTTTATACAGCCAAGTATTGAACTGTCAACACATGAAACTGCCAACTGCATGTCAAATGGAAACACATGAATAGCAGAAAAATGTATCTACTTCATATTGTCAAGTGTGACCGAGAGTAGACAAATTAATTTTGTTACACTGCAGTTTATTGTTTGCGTTGATTGGTACAGAAAATGACGAAAACCTCATTTTTAATGTCAATTTCATGAAAGTGTTAGACAAAGTGTCCCTCTTGTGGAGGGCAGGGGTCCTGACACAGATGCATGCAGGCAGAAACAGAAGTCTGGTCTTTCTGATTATTTTAGGAGAAAATAATGAGATACATTAAAATTCAGTGCAAAACAAAGAATGTCTTGGTccataaagaaaaaggaagaactCAATGTCAAAAGTGAAACCGCTTGGCTGCACAATGAGAAAGGACGAGCGAAGCAGATAAGAGAAAAACAAGGAGGAGCCCCATAACAGTGACTAAACTATGAGGTGGaaactgtgtttttgtgatgCAACTTTCCCTGTGGAGCAGAACAACTCAGTCAGTGACTTCAATGCTGTGGATAGCAACATAAGACATGTGGACATTCTGTAACTGATCATCATTGtggcaaattcaatttttgtttCCACGTTTGCCAAAGCAATTTCTTTTGCatggtgtttttaaaacacGAGACTGAAATGTAATCCTGAGCCCATTGACACAGACTCACCGAACTGCACAGCTTTGGGCTGTAGGAGGATACCGGAGTGCCCGGAgtaaacccacacaagcacacacacagtgaaaggACTGAGGTTGCCCCAAGCTGGAAGCatcttcttgctgtgaggcagtTGATCAAACTCCTACCCGCCCACCTTTCtctcagtgtgtgagtgtgtgaatgcaTGCGACACCTGGACAAGTTCAAGGAAGCAGACATGCACAAGGTTTGTACTTATTTTGGATTTAATAGCCAGCAATAACATGGGGGTTGCGATTGACAAAACAAGTAGAGCCGTGAATGCATGCATTCATATGTCACTCACAGAACTGCGTCACTCCTGAGGTTTATTTGAAGGTGAGGTGTAAAACGCAAAGGGTCAAGAGAACCAAGTTCCATGAGTAAATATTCTGGACAATGGATCtagaaaacaataacaatgcgGCTTCACAAaactgtgtttcctgcattACAGACAGAGAATATACACTACGTGCAGAAGGAGCTGAACAGAGTATTGAAAACTTGtcatttttggcattttgagtcCTGTCGTCGTCGCGTTTAAACCAAAATTCaacttttatattttaatgaatttcttcactttcctTGATGTTTACTGGGTCCAAAGATGCCAGAcaagtttttgtttcttttaagtCATTTGAGTTCTGGAAAAAGTCAACTTTTGCATTTCATGGCTTCCGTTGAGTCCAAACTCTTGATTTTCTGAAAAAATGGTTCTGATGACAGGCTGGTTAATAGATTGGATAGTTGGTTCCCCACACGAGTAAAAGTAAGTTATATTTGTGTCAGTAAACACAACTAAATTATTACAATCAAGGTGCGAAAAACAATCTGAGCAATATTGTAGTTTTAACATATAAAAGCAAAAGCACAATGATGACTTCAGGAGTATTTTATTACCCACAACTGTAAAagatttcaaatatatataaaagcaatacaaagaattattaaaaaaaactaaaatccaTGTTTAGTGTCACTGTGCAATAATGTCATCCAGCTGATCACCTGACAGAAATGAAAGTAAGCCGTCAACATTCGAGGTAGTTCACAAAATCATACATCTCTTTTGATTCAGGATCATTACAAACTGGCCAGGAATAAAAACTGAACACAGATGTTACACTAAAAGCCGAGCGATACTGACCGATACTGACCAAGTGTTCATGACTGCAGTGAACTGAGAGAGGCCACATTCATGAGTGAAAGTCTCCACACGACGGTAACTTTGTTGTGTTAAAGGAAACTTTCTTGCTGCTTGTGGGGAGAGATTtcagagagagagtcagtacTGAAGCTTTTGAATGACTGAAGTACCGATGGTCAGATAAGAAGACAGAAGTTCTCATATCAGGATTTTGATCAGATCATGATCAACAAAAAATCCCTGCATcaacaaaccacacacacatatgtaccTCTGATTGGTTCAAACTTACGCTGGTGCTGTCGACAAATACATAATAACAGCCATTACTGACTTGGATACAACCAACAGAGCTGCTTCATTCAGAAGtgtcattgaattagttcataGTTCACCTCTTTACAGCTTCAATGCTACACTTACTACCTGTAATTTGACACGACATCTCAAAATATCTGTGTACAATTGAATAATATACTCGGCAACAGTTGACTTAgaggaacagcaacactggaTTGCACTGTTTCACTCGACTTTCTCACAGTGTTCGGCAGGTTTTTAGCAACACATTACTTTGGAAATGCTTCTTGTGACTTCTTGCACTGCAGATTTTACATCTTCACTTTTACAAGTCTCAACCTGCTGACTGACTCTGTATCATTCTGCGCTGTGCTGTTTCTGTATCACTCCTGTAGATGATGAGAACTGAAGATACGTCTTTCTGTTCTTTGACCTATATGCTAGTGTGCTGTCATTTGTACAAACAAAACTGTAATGTGTGTTTCATACTGCAGAATATTTACCCAAATGCTTCAGTGATATTCAGAATTATTTTTAAGTGAATAAAAACCACTTTAAATCAGTTTAACATGTAATGAAATACacttttcttctgattctgagagGTTATTTTGTGCACCAAGATGTGCAGTGGAGCTGATgggtttgctttgtttgttgctcACAATAGTTTAAAACTTCAATAGTTTGTTTTGGAGGTCATAAATTCCAAGATGGAGTTCACCAACGTCATGTGGCGGGGCGGGACATATACTTGAATTCAGAGTTATTCGGGTGTCACTGAGGCAGAAGTAGTGCATCACCATATGACCTGGATAGCAGCCGGTGATCCTTCATCACCAGGACTttcttcatgaaacatgaagtgcTTCCTCCACGCTGTCCGTGTGTTTGAACCCTTGAAGGTCGGCCTTGAGTAGCACCTGCAGCACGGATGGCTAAGACAAGAAGACAGCAAATGAAACTCAGAGTTCAAAACTGCTGCGGTGTGAGGGGAGATACCTGCACTCTGTAAAAGATCAGATGCACATTTTGTAGTTGGAACTGTTGCAGCAGATCCCTGAGCTCACTGACCACTGTGTAGTCAATGACGCTGACGTGGCGGAAGTCCAGGACCACCGACCGTGGGGGAGACACTGTGGATCACAGGGACGGTTACAGTCTTCAGCTACACGCATCCAAACGCTCAGAGGTCCTCACCCTGCAGGGCTTGTGTGTGCATGACGTGGCTTAGGTATTCTGTGGCGGGAAAGCTGAGCCCGCTGCTCAGTTCCATTAACAGCACTCCTTGATCCGACACCTGCACACATGCCACAGGGTTCAGCAGAATTTCATAAAATACTGAGTCAAAAAAAAGATCCGCACGGTGATCTGCGGTCTGGCGGTGTGGTACAGCAGCAGCACTCCAGACACGGCGACGCCTCCCATGATGCCGTACTGCACCTGCCACAGGCTCATCACGAAGGTCACGAGGAAGGGCAGCAGGTCCAGctctgaagatgaaaatgaaatgaaaaatgaaatgaaagctaAATGTTAGTTCTCGAAACTCAGTAAATTGCTGATCTGTCACTCACTGCGTATCTTCCACATCTTAGCCACAGCGCTGTAATCCAGCATGGGAGCCACCGCGCAGATGACAACAGCCGCCAGGGAGGCTTTTGGGATGTAGTAGAAGGCCGGCATGAGGAACGCCAGCGAGAGCAACACAGTCAAGCCTGTCAGGACACACACCAGTGTCTTATTTCTCCAGCCCAGCTCTCCGTTTATTTAATAATGAggccttttttaaaaatcactcACTATAAGGCTCTGACGTCATTTGACTACCTGCTAACATAACGTACACTTTAGTGCCAACTTCTCTTCATTGGCTTctgttttccattattttgtttggttttctaGAGGCAGAATAAATGTGATTGTTTCACTTCCTCCATACCTGCTGTGTGGCAAACAGCATGcatggaaatatatataaatcgATAATCAATA includes:
- the LOC128753957 gene encoding NLR family CARD domain-containing protein 3-like isoform X2; translation: MSHLDSIRQRLEKKFLRYVGRVWMTLSADEPEPPETMESEEQWRSISEEFLKITVLLLMDMGEEDLAERLRCRSRAAESGRQLKKRLQKKFQNVSEGVPKAGNSVPLNQIYTELYITEGGTDQVNQEHEVRQIEATTKNQTRAETTIRPEDLFRRSPDRESPIRSLLTKGVAGIGKTLLTQKLTLDWAEDKAHQNFLFMFPFTFRELNLLKEKKLSLVELVHLLFPETKESGLSSFDGVQVLFILDGLDECRLPLDFNSGVLTQARESTSVDVLLTNLIKGNLLPSARLWITSRPAAANQIPPECVDMVTEVRGFTDLQKEEYFRKRFRDEEQTTIISHIRRSQSLYIMCHIPIFCWITATVLEDMLKSRETRELPKTLTEMYIHFLVVQAKVKKLKYHGGAGTDEVWTPETREMIKSLGKLAFEQLQRGNLIFYESDLTECDINVRAASVYSGVFTQIFREETGLYQDKVFCFVHLSLQEFLAALHVHLTFTISGINLLDPQAPPQSEVKLDLQHFYQTAVVQTLESPNGHLDLLLRFLLGLSLKTNQKLLQGFLGMTRRRSWSNKNTSKIIKETLCENVSPEGAINLFHCLSELRVTSLVEKIQQQLKSGGLSRRLSPAHWSAVAFILLSSEEHLDVFDLSKYSASEDVFLRLQPVVRASNKVLLRSGGLSERSCPPLSSVLSSPSSSLTHLDLSDNQLQDSGVKLLCAGLESPHCHLETLRLRLCGLSESSCSPLASVLSSPSSRLTHLDLRDNQLQDSGAKLLCAGLESPHCHLETLSLSGCLISEEGCASLASALRSNPSHLRELDLSYNHPGGPGLEQLTAGVERPDWRLEILRVNHGGQKRLRPGLLKYVCQLTLDPDTAHQRLLLSNNDRTVGQGSQDQNYPEHPDRFHKYHQLLCRDALRGRCYWEVEWRGGIYISVTYRRNSGDAEYLFGDNDQSWSLNCCDGGYFASHNGDFTAIESSSVSKRVGVFVDCTAGTLSFYRVSTDAWIHLHTFFTSFSRPLYPGFTLYQSDSSVTLCDLNESAAV
- the LOC128753957 gene encoding NLR family CARD domain-containing protein 3-like isoform X1, translated to MDKRMLRGDLLTGEGESEVSAETRGKEQGEPTSVRPQCENHDDQTSPQRINQEGTEESGLGCVSLKSDQSMYIGIDFKGELKALEDRVDQHISEHQHMSHLDSIRQRLEKKFLRYVGRVWMTLSADEPEPPETMESEEQWRSISEEFLKITVLLLMDMGEEDLAERLRCRSRAAESGRQLKKRLQKKFQNVSEGVPKAGNSVPLNQIYTELYITEGGTDQVNQEHEVRQIEATTKNQTRAETTIRPEDLFRRSPDRESPIRSLLTKGVAGIGKTLLTQKLTLDWAEDKAHQNFLFMFPFTFRELNLLKEKKLSLVELVHLLFPETKESGLSSFDGVQVLFILDGLDECRLPLDFNSGVLTQARESTSVDVLLTNLIKGNLLPSARLWITSRPAAANQIPPECVDMVTEVRGFTDLQKEEYFRKRFRDEEQTTIISHIRRSQSLYIMCHIPIFCWITATVLEDMLKSRETRELPKTLTEMYIHFLVVQAKVKKLKYHGGAGTDEVWTPETREMIKSLGKLAFEQLQRGNLIFYESDLTECDINVRAASVYSGVFTQIFREETGLYQDKVFCFVHLSLQEFLAALHVHLTFTISGINLLDPQAPPQSEVKLDLQHFYQTAVVQTLESPNGHLDLLLRFLLGLSLKTNQKLLQGFLGMTRRRSWSNKNTSKIIKETLCENVSPEGAINLFHCLSELRVTSLVEKIQQQLKSGGLSRRLSPAHWSAVAFILLSSEEHLDVFDLSKYSASEDVFLRLQPVVRASNKVLLRSGGLSERSCPPLSSVLSSPSSSLTHLDLSDNQLQDSGVKLLCAGLESPHCHLETLRLRLCGLSESSCSPLASVLSSPSSRLTHLDLRDNQLQDSGAKLLCAGLESPHCHLETLSLSGCLISEEGCASLASALRSNPSHLRELDLSYNHPGGPGLEQLTAGVERPDWRLEILRVNHGGQKRLRPGLLKYVCQLTLDPDTAHQRLLLSNNDRTVGQGSQDQNYPEHPDRFHKYHQLLCRDALRGRCYWEVEWRGGIYISVTYRRNSGDAEYLFGDNDQSWSLNCCDGGYFASHNGDFTAIESSSVSKRVGVFVDCTAGTLSFYRVSTDAWIHLHTFFTSFSRPLYPGFTLYQSDSSVTLCDLNESAAV